A window from Acidobacteriota bacterium encodes these proteins:
- a CDS encoding ATP-binding protein, with protein MDTFLDRGPELARLRRALRHDGDALACVYGRRRLGKSRLIRELVAERPVVYYVGDDRNAPVQRDALAREIGRLLPGFAAVTYPGWNELLDRFWREAPPDVPLVIDEFPSLVTVSPELPSLLQKYCDLTSGRRRKTILCGSSQRMMLGLLLDAQAPLHGRAREIVKLEPLEAGWLSHAIPVRDPADAVERWAVWGGVPRYWELARDHRRHADAVRALLLDPLGVLHREPERLLLDEMTEATRAASVLALIGQGCHRISEIGGRLGQPATSLARPLGRLVDLGFVAREVPFGAAERDSKRSLYHIADPFLRTWFRFVEPNRSRLALGLLSAVEADLRRDMPSHVGAAWEELARRSVPRLTLSGRTFEPASRYWGRSSASGLTEIDVMAAEQGNPDHVLVGEVKLTCSDTEVDRCAAALAARAATLPILAGKTLSFALWIAHQPPTRPARRRPRGLTVVTAADVMQVLR; from the coding sequence ATGGACACGTTCCTCGATCGAGGTCCCGAATTGGCACGGCTACGCCGCGCGCTGCGACATGACGGCGATGCCCTGGCCTGCGTGTACGGACGCCGCCGCCTCGGCAAGTCTCGTCTGATCAGGGAGCTGGTCGCAGAGCGGCCCGTCGTCTACTACGTGGGCGACGACCGCAACGCGCCGGTGCAACGGGACGCGCTGGCACGCGAGATCGGCCGGCTCTTGCCGGGCTTCGCCGCCGTGACATACCCGGGGTGGAATGAACTGCTCGACAGGTTCTGGCGCGAAGCGCCACCAGACGTGCCGCTTGTCATCGACGAGTTTCCGTCGCTCGTCACGGTGTCGCCCGAGCTGCCGTCCCTGCTTCAGAAGTACTGCGATCTCACCAGCGGCCGGCGGCGCAAGACCATCCTCTGCGGATCGTCGCAGCGCATGATGCTTGGTCTGCTGCTCGATGCCCAGGCACCGCTGCATGGACGCGCCAGAGAGATCGTCAAGCTCGAACCGCTCGAAGCCGGGTGGCTGTCGCACGCGATACCTGTACGGGATCCCGCCGACGCCGTCGAGCGTTGGGCTGTATGGGGAGGCGTCCCGCGTTACTGGGAACTGGCGCGCGACCATCGCCGGCACGCCGACGCCGTGCGTGCGTTGCTCCTCGACCCTCTCGGCGTACTGCACCGCGAACCCGAGCGTTTGTTGCTCGACGAGATGACCGAAGCAACGCGCGCGGCTTCCGTGCTTGCATTGATCGGCCAGGGCTGCCATCGCATCTCGGAGATCGGCGGACGGCTCGGTCAGCCGGCAACGTCGCTCGCGCGCCCACTCGGTCGACTGGTAGATCTCGGCTTCGTCGCTCGCGAGGTCCCGTTCGGCGCGGCGGAGCGGGATTCGAAGCGCTCCTTGTACCATATCGCCGATCCGTTCCTCCGCACGTGGTTTCGCTTCGTCGAGCCGAACAGGTCGAGACTTGCGCTTGGTCTGCTGTCAGCGGTCGAGGCAGACCTTCGGCGCGACATGCCCAGCCATGTAGGGGCCGCCTGGGAGGAACTTGCCAGACGCAGCGTGCCACGGTTGACGTTGAGTGGCCGTACCTTCGAACCGGCCTCTCGCTACTGGGGACGCTCCTCCGCCAGCGGCCTCACGGAGATCGACGTCATGGCAGCCGAGCAAGGCAATCCCGACCATGTGCTGGTGGGTGAAGTGAAACTGACCTGCTCCGACACTGAGGTCGACCGGTGTGCCGCCGCGCTCGCCGCCCGGGCGGCGACGCTGCCGATCCTTGCTGGCAAGACACTCTCGTTCGCGCTGTGGATCGCCCACCAGCCACCGACGCGGCCTGCTCGCCGGCGGCCGAGAGGCCTAACTGTCGTCACAGCGGCTGACGTGATGCAGGTGCTGCGCTGA